Within the Musa acuminata AAA Group cultivar baxijiao chromosome BXJ2-9, Cavendish_Baxijiao_AAA, whole genome shotgun sequence genome, the region ACTTAAAGACTAGCAACCAAAAAGCCCTGTAAGATACAAAAATCATACTGAACTCATGACTAATAAATGGCATACCTTGTGTCTCGCCATGTCGTTGGCAATCTCCCTAGCTCTCCATTCATCAGCATCGTGGTCAGCTTTAACATAATCTTCACGCAACTTCAGAACATAAAAtcaatccaagaaatcaataaaTAAACATAAAGCAGCAATACAACTTGTCTAACGCAGGCACCGCAAGTTTAATAACTTTAAGCTTATCAACAAAGCCTCAGAACAGAGAGAAATTTAACTAATATGGCAAACCAGTCCTGAACAACCTTGCGTGCTAATTCAGCAAcacgttttcttttttttttcttccacaaCTTGTTCCTTTTGGACTTTTGCAGCTTGTTAGCAAATTGAACTGCCGCTGACTTCTCCTCCCATGGTATTGCTTGACTTGTGATGCCATTAAGAGGCACAAGCTGATATTTCAGAGTCGAAAGCAGTGTGTTTGCTGCCTCCATCGAGAGAGATTCTTGAACATCCAGACTGATTCTCTTTGCTTCAATCAATTTTAAAATTTGCAAATTCGACTCATCCTCAAAACACCGAGAAACGCCGGTGGCAATGGAATCGTTTAAAGACGGCGACAGTTCTCTTGGTGATGGGCAATCCAAAGATAAGGAAACTCTTTCAGAATTGGGGTCCCTTGACCTTCTAACAAGAAGAATTTCTTCTAGCTCTGTCTTCCTGCAGGAAGCGTTTATACAATTGAAGGACTAGGATgaggaatcaaaatcaatttttttcaACAAAGTTGGATGGTGAGCAAATGTACAATGCTTTTGCAAGACCAACGGTTTCTTTCAACTTTCTCAGATGCTCATGCACATCTTCCGACTGCCAGAAGGAAGATAAAGAAGATTGAGCAGGATGCCATGTCGGAATCTGAGGAGATGCACCGGGTGCAAATGAAGCCGTAAACATGGTACAGAAGAAGGGAAAAAGAAGCAACTGCAAGGCAAGAGAACAGTTACATTGTGTCAGAAACAGAGTTAATATATATCTGCTTTATCGATACATAGGAGCCAatctcaaaagaaagaaaaaaacgtCAGGAAAAATATCATTGTAAGCCACGACTACTGGATGGCCCCCAAGGTTCCCTGCACCTTCCTTCCCATTCTCAATCGAGGGTCATCTTTCGAGAGTCAATTCTTAAACACAAGGATCCCCATACTGACAAGCAGTGATCTTTGATAAATCCATTATCAACAGAACCGGAAACGATGTGACAGCGGACCTATCCTTTAATACTGGTTTCTGCGTAAAGGAGCATTCTCACCTTGCGATTGCACGAGAGCCACAGGAGCCACGGAATCTTGAGAAGATCCACCTTAGAGAGATGTTGATCGAGGAGGGGGGCGAGTTCTCCCTCCTCGCCTTCTTCCTCTCGTTCGAGTATGCCGCCCTCGACCGACGGAGATGAATTCGGCACCACCGGCGGAGAGCACCTTCAGTTCACTAGGGCTTGGGTAGAAGAACGGAAGGCAATTTCTAGTGGGCTTTCCATTTTCTACCCGTTTCGTCGGCCCTTTATAAGGAGATGAACAGTGGCTCGTGAGTGGACCCACTGTGGAGCCCGCTATGGGGTCGTCGTGTGGGTAGAACAGTAAGTAAAACGTGTTTTCTGCTatctctttttaatatttttcataatttcaaaaatattttacAATATAATAATTAGAGCAGTAATATTTAGCTACACTCAGTCGACCAATTCATAAGATGAATCAATCCAATTTCTtatcttattataatattttttaatcgaAACATTATAAATATAGAATACATATTTGAGattctatttttaaaataaatttgaatctatttatcttagttatagtatttttaaataatcatataatattttgataaatacaccacaaatattataagtttattaaaaatattataactaacaaCACTATATGGACAAGTCCATAGCAAAGTCACATTTGGTTCAACACTATATGTACTAATATTTTCTGTAATTGAAAAGCAACAGTCATTGAAGGTGGCCTTCAACATAATCAATCAGCATTTATGGGTTCACAACTCAGAGATATAAAAATGATCAATTACAGAAATTGAAGCTGGTTCTGAAAAGAATATTGAAATTCTATATACTAGATCTTTCTTAATATTATACTATTGTGTCAATCCTGTAGATAAATCTCACCTCCAAATTTGAATGCAGAAAATGTGATGAAAAGATCTGCATCCAAGGCATCACACAAATGCTGGATAGTCATGCCTGACATGTACATAGGGAAGCCAGTGTGAAAAAGATGATATACTTGGATGATAAAAGTGATTAATTGTGGCAGAACCCAATCGAGATTGATTTGATTTTACTTTgtaacaaacaaaaaaagaataTCAAAACTCCGATGCAGTGCGAAATTCATATCTTAGTACTTCCGTTAACATGGTGGGCAAAACAATTTATATACAAACTGAGATCTGATGTAGGTCTTTTACAAGATTAGTTAGGCGACAGCCAGCCGTTGTCGTCCAGTAACTGATGCTCCTTGAGATGTAGGTCCGATAACAAGGGCTTAATACTCCAGCTCTTTAACAAAATCTACATTGTCAACAAAGACCTGCAAAACCAAATGATCCTCCATTTTCATGCGCATTTACAGTTAGTATAGCGTGGTTTTACTGGTTTATGCAGAGTGGAAATTTGCTGAACTATGGAAGTTATTATTAAGACTTTAAAGATTCAATCTGGACATACAGTGTGTTGGTTAACCTTTACAGAATGTTATCCTTCATCATCCTAAAAGATTGTACTTTCATACCTAGTATAATAAACAAGTAGCTAACATAAATATGCATACGGTATTTAAGGGCTGCAAGAATCTTGAAATAAAACAATCAAGATACTAAAATGAGTCAAATGCAGGTACATACAGTTTTCCAACCATCTGGATCCAAGCAGGCAGTTATCTTAGTATTAATGACAGGTAAGGGGCCTGGTTCACGGGTGATCGTTCCTCCATGCAGTTTTATGGCCTCTGCTGTCTTGTAAACATCATCCGTGCCAATTGCAATCTAGAATAATAATATGTGGCAATTCCAGAGAAAGTTCAATTCCATTACCATATCACTAGAATCTTAATAGAAAGAGTGCAACAATACATAGATTATCCTCGACAACTTTCATATTGAGATACTAAACAGATTTCTAGGCAGATTGTAACGAAAATTACCTGTGCGAAGGCATTCCCTTTGTCATATTCTGTAACTCCATAGTTGTAGGTCAACTCCAAAACAGTGTTTGTATCTTCAGGACCGTATCCCATCATCGCTATAGTGTACTAAAAATGAACTTACACATCGATTACAGGACACATGACAAAAAAAGGCATCAAAATGTTTTCAGAGCGAAAGGTAGGAACAAGGCTTAGACAATAAATAGTAGTAGTACATACAACAAGAAAGTTATGCATTGTATCGAACAACTCTCCTGCTAAGTATCAATCAACATATATGAACGAGAAAATTGGAGAGACACTGCATTCTAGGAGACACCAATAGTATTGTATCAGCAAAGGCTTAGGAAAGGAATGTGAATTGGCCTTCTAAGAAATGAAGTTTCAAAGATCATTTTGTCCATGTGGATAACAAGGATAGAGACTATATTCTGCCTAGTGGATATTGTCCACTACTCAAATACTTAAGAAACAAGGTAGTTCCTCGTCAATGGTGGACATAAAGTGCACCAGTAAACAAGGTTCCCACCGTTTCAGCGTTCAACATTGCTAAAATTTTAATTGGAGTTAGAAAAAATCAAACAAGAATGTATAGCGTTGTTAAATAATTTTGGAAAATATGCATTCAAAACTTCagatgcatcaaatttaccttatATTCAGGATTGTCTCTTTTGCGAAGAAGCTCCATACCAAATGCCTTgttacaagaaaaataaaaataaaaaagaaacttaGAATATAGAAAATGATCAAACACCATTTCTCAAGAAatgaaaaggaaaaatagaatGGTCAAGAAATGTTGTCAAATTTCAAAGAGAACAACCTTCTCATAGAAATTTATGGAACGATCAAGATCTCCTACACGAAGCATCACTTGACACAAGGGTTCTGGTGTTGGGCCCCTTTCCAAAAGCTCAAACTTATAACCATCAGGATCTTCGATAAAAGCAATCACACTTCTGCCACCTTTTACAGGGCCAGGTTCCCTGGTTACCTTTCCTCCTTTAGCTTTTATAAGATCCACTGTCTTGGCAACCTGTATCCAGAAGAAGAAATCATCTCACAAGCAACATTTTGTAAGAATGATTTGTACAGA harbors:
- the LOC135581004 gene encoding probable lactoylglutathione lyase, chloroplastic, whose product is MARSVPMAATSSNSHIRLAALHSPLSSIAAAARFAPSSLSSAPRPIHLEHLFGITTSRLVRKANCIKASVSGNTTQASTVDKESAFEWVKTDNRRMLHVVYRVGDLERTIKFYTECLGMKLLRKRDIPEEKYTNAFLGYGPEDSHFVVELTYNYGVDKYDIGTGFGHFGVAVEDVAKTVDLIKAKGGKVTREPGPVKGGRSVIAFIEDPDGYKFELLERGPTPEPLCQVMLRVGDLDRSINFYEKAFGMELLRKRDNPEYKYTIAMMGYGPEDTNTVLELTYNYGVTEYDKGNAFAQIAIGTDDVYKTAEAIKLHGGTITREPGPLPVINTKITACLDPDGWKTVFVDNVDFVKELEY
- the LOC135623789 gene encoding U11/U12 small nuclear ribonucleoprotein 59 kDa protein-like, with the translated sequence MFTASFAPGASPQIPTWHPAQSSLSSFWQSEDVHEHLRKLKETVGLAKALKTELEEILLVRRSRDPNSERVSLSLDCPSPRELSPSLNDSIATGVSRCFEDESNLQILKLIEAKRISLDVQESLSMEAANTLLSTLKYQLVPLNGITSQAIPWEEKSAAVQFANKLQKSKRNKLWKKKKRKRVAELARKLREDYVKADHDADEWRAREIANDMARHKVESMKEIAKLKSREERKRLESELELFLVVEKLQELHSIRIQKLKKQGHFIPEEDDKFLERVRAAVEEEERQAAAAADTHAAKDAIATAEESRKVMQNAITEANSIDKIEGEPSKTKGQSEGSLVMDANMKSEQQKDEAPGWGSGYDSVSNLPFEFLHYYHGSSNDMGTLIEVRRTWDAYIRPGGSRIPGHWVRPPPPADAVWASYLIQPK